One stretch of Strix uralensis isolate ZFMK-TIS-50842 chromosome 17, bStrUra1, whole genome shotgun sequence DNA includes these proteins:
- the ALDH2 gene encoding aldehyde dehydrogenase, mitochondrial, with amino-acid sequence MLRAAVRASRLCRGPARAGAPFSAAASPIPAPNPRPDIACNKIFINNEWHDAVSKKTFPSINPATGEVICQVAEGDKADVDKAVKAAKAAFQLGSPWRRMDASHRGKLLNRLADLIERDRAYLAALETLDNGKPYSVSYLVDLDMVVKCLRYFAGWSDKFHGKTIPLDGDFFCYTRHEPVGVCGQIIPWNFPLLMQAWKLGPALATGNVVVMKVAEQTPLSALYVANLIKEAGFPPGVVNIIPGYGPTAGAAISSHMDIDKVAFTGSTEVGHLIQKAAAESNLKRVTLELGGKSPNIIMSDADMDWAVDQAHFALFFNQGQCCCAGSRTYVQEDIYHEFVERSVEKAKSRVVGNPFDFKTEQGPQVDEEQFKKILGYISTGKREGAKLLCGGNPAADRGYFIQPTVFGDVQDSMTIAREEIFGPVMQILKFKTIEEVIERANDSKYGLAAAVFTKDLDKANYVSQGLRAGTVWINCYDVFGAQAPFGGYKASGNGRELGEYGLEAYVEVKNVTIKIPQKNS; translated from the exons ATGTTGCGGGCAGCAGTACGCGCCTCCCGGCtctgccgcggcccggcccgggccggTGCCCCCTTctcggccgccgcctcccccatCCCGGCGCCCAACCCGCGCCCCGACATCGCCTGCAACAAG ATTTTCATAAATAACGAATGGCATGATGCTGTCAGTAAGAAAACTTTCCCTTCTATCAATCCAGCAACAGGAGAAGTTATCTGCCAGGTTGCTGAGGGTGATAAG GCAGATGTGGACAAGGCCGTTAAGGCAGCcaaggcagctttccagctgggcTCGCCTTGGAGGAGGATGGATGCTTCTCATCGGGGGAAGCTGCTGAATCGTCTTGCTGACCTGATCGAGAGGGACCGGGCTTACCTGGCG GCCCTGGAGACTCTGGATAATGGCAAACCCTACTCCGTCTCCTAcctggtggatttggacatggtAGTCAAGTGTCTCAG ATACTTTGCAGGCTGGTCAGATAAATTCCATGGCAAAACAATCCCGTTAGATGGAGACTTCTTCTGTTACACAAGACATGAGCCAGTGGGAGTTTGTGGACAGATAATCCCG tggAACTTCCCACTGCTGATGCAAGCATGGAAACTTGGGCCTGCCCTGGCTACTGGGAACGTGGTTGTGATGAAAGTGGCGGAGCAAACCCCCCTGAGTGCTCTCTACGTGGCTAATTTGATCAAAGAG GCTGGGTTCCCACCAGGCGTGGTGAACATCATCCCCGGCTACGGGCCCACTGCGGGGGCTGCCATCTCTTCCCACATGGACATAGATAAAGTGGCCTTCACCGGCTCCACGGAG GTTGGGCATCTGATCCAGAAGGCTGCAGCAGAGAGTAACCTAAAGAGGGTGACGCTGGAGCTCGGAGGAAAAAGTCCCAACATAATCATGTCTGATGCAGACA TGGACTGGGCTGTGGATCAAGCCCACTTTGCCCTCTTCTTCAACCAagggcagtgctgctgtgctggatcCCGAACGTATGTCCAAGAAGATATATATCATGAGTTTGTGGAGAGGAGTGTTGAGAAGGCCAAGTCCAGGGTGGTTGGAAACCCGTTTGACTTTAAAACTGAGCAGGGGCCTCAG GTAGATGAAGAGCAGTTCAAGAAGATCCTCGGTTACATTAGCACTGGGAAGCGTGAAGGAGCCAAACTGCTGTGCGGTGGCAACCCCGCTGCAGACAGAGGCTATTTCATCCAGCCAACTGTCTTTGGCGATGTGCAGGACAGCATGACGATTGCCAGAGAGGAG ATATTTGGGCCGGTCATGCAGATTCTGAAATTCAAAACAATTGAGGAAGTCATTGAAAGAGCAAATGACTCCAAGTACGGCCTAGCAGCAGCAGTCTTTACAAAGGATCTTGACAAAGCAAACTATGTGTCACAGGGCCTGCGAGCTGGAACAGTTTG GATAAACTGCTATGATGTGTTCGGTGCACAAGCCCCCTTTGGTGGCTACAAAGCTTCTGGGAACGGGCGAGAGCTGGGAGAATATGGTCTGGAGGCGTATGTAGAGGTGAAAAAT gtgacAATCAAAATTCCACAGAAAAACTCCTAA